The Pirellulales bacterium genomic interval TCGCACGGCGACCGGCGAAGTAAAGAATGTCGAAGCGCTCGAAATTGCCGATCTGTCGGGATGGTGGAAGAAATTCGCGCGGCCCGATTCGGCAGTGCTAATTCTGTCGGGCGATATCGACGACGCGCGCGGCGTGGCGCTCGCTGAGAAAGTGTTCGGCAATTGGCAGGCCGAGGGCGAGAAGCCCGAGATCAAGCTCCCCGACCCGCCGGCAGCCGGAGCGACCGGCATCGTTTTGGTCGATCGGCCCGACGCAACGCAGAGCCAGATCTACGCGGGACAGTTGGGCATCACCCGACATGATCCGCGCTACGCTGCCAGCCGCGTGATCGATGGTTATTTCGGCGGAGCATTCTCCAGCCGACTGAACGAAACGATTCGCGTCAAACGAGGGCTGACCTACGGCGCCAACGGCGGATTCCACGCCCAGCGCTTCGCCGGCGACTTTACCGTCCACACGTTTAGCAAAACCGAATCGACGGCCGAAGCACTCTCGGCCGTCTTCGACGAGATCAAACGCCTGAAAAGCGAACCTCCGACGGCTGACGAACTGCGTAAGACGAAAGCCTTCATCGTCGGCAGCTTTCCCATGGACCGCGAGACGCCGATGCAAATGGCGTCCGAGCTGTGGCTGTTGGCGGTCAACAACCTGCCGGAGAACTATTTCGACCAAGAGCTGCGCAGCGTTGTCCGGGCCGATGAGCCGGCCTGCATGGACCTAATCGAGAACGTGGTCCGGCCCGACCAAACCGTGGTGGTCGTCGTTGGCAGCGCCGAGCAGTTGAAAGCAGGGCTCGAAAAGATCGCACCCGTCACCGTCATCGACGCCAAGGAATAATTGGCGCGGGCGGGGCTGTGAGCGCGAAGCAGTAGATGATTGATGCTGCGCGAGCGTGTCGTTCGCTCGGCACTTCACGTTCATTGCCCGAGCGACCCTCACCCTACCCTCTCCCGGAGGGAGAGGGGTTTGACGCGCACGTTTGGCTGCCGCAACTCGGCCGCGGCTATTCGACGCTGCTATTCGTGACGTTGCGCTCTTGCGCTTCGTTGGCCGCGTCTTCGCCGTGCGGCTTATGCGTGTCGTGCGGGCCGGCGATCTTGGCGTGAACGACCGAGGCGCCGATCGAAACCGTCAATAGCCCCAGCACCACGACCAGCGACGCCCAGGCCGGCGGATTGCCGATCCATTTTTGCGCCCACTCCGGCGGATTGCCGAAACGGTCGACGTACCACTCTGGTGGATGGGCCACCCAGTGCAGCAGCATTTTCAGGCCAACGAACAGCAGGATCGCCGACAATCCATACTTCAAGTAGCGGAACATGTCCATCACGCCCGCCAGCAGGAAGTACAACGCCCGCAGGCCGAGAATGGCGAACACATTCGACGAAAAAACGATGAACGGATCGTCGGTAAAGGCAAAAATGGCCGGCACGCTATCGAAGGCAAACGCAAAGTCCGTGGCATCGATCACGATCAACACCAGGAACAACGGCGTGATGGCAAACTTGCCCGCCTCGCGCACGAAGAATTTCTCGCCGTAGTTTTCCTTCGAGATCGGCAGGAAGCGGCGCGACAGTCGCAGGGTCCAACCGTTTTCGGGGTCGGCCTCTTCGTCCGAGAAGGCCAGCTTCATGGCTGTCCAGACCAGGAACAGCCCCAGAGCGTAAGTTATGAACTCGAAACGCTTGATCAGCTCACCGCCAACCAGTACGAACGTCAACCGCATGACGACCGCGCCCAGGATGCCCCAGAACAGCACCCGGTACTGGTACTTCATCGGGACGCTGAAATAACTGAAGATCACGGCAAAGACGAAGACGTTGTCCATCGACAACGACCATTCGACCAGGTAGCCGGTGAAGAACTCGGTGGCGGGCTGCAGCCCGGCGTAGTACCAGATGAAGGCGTTAAACGCCAACGCGACCGCGACCCAGGTGGCCGTCGCCCGAGCGGCCTCGGCCAGGCTCGTTTCCTTGGCCCCGCGATGAAAGACTCCCAGATCGAGCGCCAGGAGCACAGAGACGAAGACGGCGAAGGCCAGCCAATGCCAGAGAGTGACGTCCATCCAGGATCTAGTTATCTCTCGCCGTGTTGAAGCGTCGCTTGCCTGTCTGCGACGCTGTGTAAGTCGACGCTGTGCAAACCACTGTCCCGCGAACTGCCTGTGATCCGTATGTCGCCGACATCCGAGGTCCTTGGCGGCCGAGCGTCAGCCCCGAGTTTGCGCGGTCATCATAAACGTTACAGTCCACAGCGACAACCGCGGCGCGGGTACACCCAGCGGTCGACAGCAGGACGTTGCTGCGGCGGGCAACCTTTCGCCAACGAAGTAATGCGCGCCGCCTGACCCTTCTGGGGTAGATCGCGCTCATTTCACGCCCGTTGTCGGCCGTGGTCCGATTGTGCCGATTCTGACGAATTCGTTTGCTAGCCGCGTCGTAAACCTCGTGGCACACGCGGATTCTGTTGAAGCCAATGGAATCAGGGGATAGCATGAACCGTGGCGGGTTTGTCGAAGGAAAAAGCGCAGCCGGCCTTCTGCTAGCGCGCTCTCTCCGCGTACAACCCGGCAGGAACAGCACCATTCGCGTTGGAAAGGGATATCCACAAGTCTCGCATGTTAGCCAGGCCGCCGGTCGATGCGCCGGCGCACCGAATCGTTTCAGACGCCGCGCCGTCACTCTACCGTGCGCGCGGCACCCAATAAACAGGAGAAGAGACGTGCATTCTTGGTTCGGTCGATTGCGGCGTTTGCGCCCCTTGCTTGCCGTCGCCGTGGCGCTCGTGCTGGTGTCGTTCTTCGCTAGCGCTGCATTCGCGGCCGAAGGGGAACAGGCCGCGCCCGAACAAGGCGAAAGCTACCTGATTTGGGTGGCCAGGAACTCGGGCGTGATCGGCGTCGTGATCCTGATCCTCAGCGTGTACTTCGTCGCCACGGTCGTGCGCATGTTCATGGAGCTGCGCGAAAAGGTCGCCGCCCCGCCGGAGCTGATCGCGCAGAGCGAGGATCTGATCCAGCAGCGCGACTTTCGCCAGCTCTACAAGGTGTTGCGCGAAAGCGATTCGTTCTTCGGTCGCACGCTGTCGACAGGCATTTCCGAATTGCCCAATGGCCTGCCCGAGGCGCGCGAAAGCATGGACCGCACCAGCGAAGCAATCACGATGGAAATGGAACGCATGATCAGCATGCTCGCCGTGCTCGGCACGTTGGGGCCGATGATCGGCCTGTTGGGAACGCTGAAAGGGATGATCGCCAGCTTCAGCGTGATCGCCCGCTCGGGCACGCACCTCGATGCGTCGCAAGTGGCCGGCGGTATTTCCGAAGCGCTGCTGCTGACATTCGAAGGTGTGCTCTTGTCGGTGCCCGCGATTTACTTCTACGCGTTGTTCCGCAACCGCATCTCGGCGATTTCCTCGAACACCACGCTGTTGTGCGAGCAGATGTTGCGCCGCCTGTTCCACATGGCACAGTGGAAAGCGTCGCCAGGCGCCGCCACCGCGGCCGCAGGACCGGCCACGAAATAAACGATCTACCGAAGCAACCCGTCATGCCGCGAGGCAATGGCATCGTGGAAGGTCGTCCGAAGCAACTCCGAACTTAGACATTTGCAATTCGTCCTTCGTCATTTTTCTCGCAGGGTTAACCAATGTCCGGCAGCATGAGCTCGGAAAATCGTGCCGAGCCGAACCTGACGCCGATTCTGGACATGGTGTTCCAGTTGATCACCTTTTTCATGTTGGTGGTCAATTTCAAGTCGGCCAGCGTCGACCTGAACCTCGAGCTGCCGGTGATCGGCTCGGCCATGCCATCCGAGAGCGACGACAGTGACGTGATGGTATTGAACATCGACAAGGAAGGCCGGTTGCGCGTCTACGGCGAAGAGAAGAACGTCGACGCTTACGTCGCGCAGGAAGCCCAACTCTCCCTGCGCAAAGCAAGGCAAACCGATCCCGAGCTGGAGCCCGGAGGCGAACTACCGCGCACGGTCGTGATCCGCGCCGACAAGTCCACGCCGTTCAAACTCTTGAACAACGTGATTCGCACCTGCCAATCGCAAGGCTTTCGCAAGTTCCAATACCGCGCCATGACTGCCGGAGAGACCTGACATGCGGCGGCGCCGTAAGAAACACGTGCAAGGCGAAGTCGAGCTGAATCTGGCCGCCATGTTGGACATGGCATTTCAGTTGCTGGCGTTTTTCATTCTCACGTTCAAGCCGGCCCCGACCGAAGGCTATATCGCGCTGCGGATGCCGCCGCCCGAGGCTTCGACCAAGCCCGGCGCCACGGCCTCCGAACCGAATCCCGGCGGCGCGCCGCTGGAACGACTCGAAACGCTGATGGTCACGATCAAGTCCTCGCCCGAGGGAGGCATCGGCTCGATCCAGATCGAAGAGGGCGCGGCGAGCGCGAATCTCAACGAATTCGAGCAGCAGCTCAACACGCTCCTTGGAGCGCCGGGCGCGAACTTCGAACAAGTCATCCTGCAAGTCGGCTCCGGCCTGCACTACGACAGCCTGGTGCGAATCCTCGACATCTGCTCACGCGTCAAACTGGCCTCGGGCGAGCAACTGACAAAGCTCAGCATCACTGAACTGCCCGAAGAGGGATAGCCCTGCGTTGGGTGTATGAATTAATAGGAAATTTTGCCACAGAGTTCACAGAGGGCTCAGAGAAAAATACTAGATGCAAGGTTGAGGTTGTCCGGTAGTTGCCAAAAGGCGCGACACTGTTTTCCGTGCCCGCGATCAGGCCAAACGCTCTTGTCAAAGTTTCGCCAGGCTCGTTTCTATCTCGGTGAACTCTGTGTCCTCGGTGGGTTAATTCAAACACCAAGACGCTCAGCTACGGAGTTCACGGAGGGCTCAGAGGTATATTTGGTCTGGGATAGTCGGATGGATGTCCAGGGGCACGATGAAGTCCCCGAGCGGATTATCGGTGCGGCGATTGAAGTTCATCGTGTTCTTGGTCCTGGCTTGCTCGGCGTGGTTTGATATTGAACTTTGGTAGCGCGCGCATGGTCGATGGAATCAAACGGGTCTCTCTGTGATCTCTGTGCCCTTTCGGCAAACAACTTGGCCACAGAGCACTCAGAGGGCACAGAGAGGGATTCGATTCCACACAGGCGCGGGGGCGTGCGATAAGCAGGGAATGTTTCGGTGTCACGAACCTTGTGAAATGATCTTTATTCCTTGTGAACTCCGGTGTCCTCGGTGGCTAATCAAGCGAGCAACGGTTCGGCGACTGCGTACACGGAGGGGACACTGACGAAACAACGCAGTAGCTCTGAATGGCTCTCCGTGATCTCTGTGCCCTCGGTGGCTAAATCCGCATAACGAATCATGTCTTCGCGACGTCAACGGCGAGCTCGGACTTCGGTGTTTGCACCGTTTGCGCAGAATCTGCGCCTGATGAGCATGATCTTGATGCTGGTCGTGATCGGCATCACCGTTCATCGCAACGGCCGCTGGCGCGCGCCCGCGATGGTGGCAGGCCCGATTGCAGCAGAGAACGAGCCTGCACCGGTGGTGAAGGAAGCTAAAGAACCTGCGGCAACCGATCCGGTCGAGACTGCTGCGACCAAAGCCGAGGCCCCAGCCGCGCAACAGGCGGATCCTGACAATCCCGTCGAAGAACATGCCGGCGCCAGTGAACCGGCGCGCGACGAATCGTTACCGCCGACCGATGGCGGACTTTCGGACGAGACTGGCTCGGCGGGCCCCACGCAGGACGAAGCCGGGGCCGGTGATTCCGCCCCGCCTCGTCGCGACGATCGCGACCAGGAAGAAGCCGTGGAATTTCGCCGGCAGGCCGAGGCCATCAACGATTGGGGCCTGGCCATCCAGGGGATCGAAAATCCCGCCTATTGGCGACTGCTTTCTTGGGTTGGCAGGCAATCGCTGGCCGAACTGCAGAAGCGTGACCCGCCGGCAGCCGTCTTTCAGCAATTGCGTCAGCACCCGGGCAAATATCGCGGCAAGCTCTTGTCGCTCGAGCTCTCGGTGCGCCGCGTCGTGACGTACGACCTCGAAAAGGAAAACCCCGCCGGCGTGAAACGGCTGTATGAGCTGTGGGGCTGGCCAACCGCCGGGCGCGGCTGGTTTTATGTCGTGGTCACGCCCGAGCTGCCGCCGGGCTTTCCGATCGAAGCCGACGTCACGCAGACGGTGAAGGTCTATGGCTACTTCTTCAAGCTGCAAGGCTACCAACCGGCCAACGCCCAGCTGAATGCCGCGCCTCTGGCCGCACCGATGATCGTGGGGCGCGTCGAGTGGGTGCGAATGATCACCCCCACCAATCCGGCCGAAGTCGCGCTGTCGTATGTTGTTCTGGGCGCCGGCGGACTATTGGTACTGGGCGTGATCGGTTATTGGATCATCGCGGCACGGCGCAAGAAGGCCGTGCATCGCGCCCGAGTTAACGATTACCCGGCCATTTCGGCGCGCGGCAAAGAAGACGACGACAGCGGCGAGTTCGAGCGCAATCCGTATCGAAATGCGTACGACGACGATGACGACGAGCACGACTCGGACCGCCCACCGCCAGGCGCCTTCGACTGGGTGCGCGATTAACCGTGCCTTGCGCGCCGCATCACGAAGATCGCGGCTGCGCCGATGACCGCTAATAGATAGGTCGCCGGTTCCGGCACTGGAGCCACGAGCGCGCTCGCGCTGTTGCCAGGATCGGTGGCCAGCCAATTCGCCGAGATCACGGCCAGGTCCTGACCGTTGACGATACCGTCTCCATTGACATCACCTGACGGCGAGTTGGTGAGCCAGTTGCTCGAGACCATGGCCAGGTCCTGTCCGTTGACAATGCCGTCCAGGTTGATGTCGCCACTGACCGTCGGACGGGCGATCAGTTCCAGGTTGCCTGCCGAAATGACCGGTACGAGCGTCAGATGATCCCCCACGTAGAGGCCGGTAAACATCGTGAAGTTCCCCGCGTGCAACCCGAACGTCAGCGGAGTGAAGATTTCGTTCAATGTCGGCTGAAAGCCATTCATCAAATGCACGGCCAAAGTGCCGGCTAGATTGGCGGCGTTGCTGATCGCGACCGAATCGTAGCCCGTGCCGGGCTGAGTTCCTCCCAGATCGATTTGCATCGTGGCGGAGCTTTGCTGGGTGTAATTGCCGAAGATCTGCGTCGTGCCAACCACGGTGCCGGCAGAATTCCCCGGCGCAAGCGTGCCTGTCCCGATGTTGGCCAGGTCGAAGTGGGTCGCCGGCGTGCCGAACGTGCCGACGTGCAGCATGCCTCCCTGCCAGTTGAAATTAGCAGCGAGGGCACTCGCCCCCTTGGCGATCGAAGCAGCAGTAAAGTCGCCGCCACCATAATTGATCGTGCCGCTGGCGTTCACGCCGCCTAGGACGATCGAGTTGGCCACGATCGTATTGTCGGCATGATTGCTGATCGACAGCACACCACTTTGAACGCCTGGTTGCGAGTCCTTCTGACCGAGCGTGACACTACCCAGATACGCGTGTACGGTCCCCCCTGACAGATCAAGCGTGCCTGTATACGTACTGTTGGTGTTCGTAATTCCGCTTCCGAGGACCAGCGTCGTGGGGCGGGCTTGCGAGCCGAGATTCAGAACCCCACCGACAGGTAACTGGATCGTGCCGTTGCCGTAATTCAGTCCCGCCTGCAAGCTATCGGCCAAGATCGTGTTATTCTTGCCAAGCGTCAGCGTAGCGTTGCCGTTGTTGCCGACGACGATCGAACTAGCGTTGATGTTCGTGGATTTAGCCAGAGCGACCGAGGCCGTCGCACCCGCGCCCAACTGCATCTGGTTCAAGTTCGCGTTGAAGTTGTCCATCTGCGAAACGTCGACCGTGGCATTCGCGCCCGCGCCGACGATCATGTTGGCGGTATTCCCTGTTGTTCCGACGTTGATCGTGCCGGCGTTGCCGCCATACAGGCGTGCCAACTCGTTGCCGGGCAGGCTCGTGTCTCGCGAACCGACCGTGACGTTATTGAACCAGGCATTAACGTTCGAATTCGAGAGATCGACCGTGGCGCTGTAGGTGCTGTTGGTATTGATGACCACCTTGCCGATCGAAAGATCTGCCGGCCGTGTGTTCGAACCGATCGTGATCGTGCCTCCGGCGGCGACCGTGACGCTGGCGTTCGAATAACTGTTGCCGACCTGCATATTGTCGACCTGCAGCACGTTCAGTTTGCCGAAAGCGAGCGTGCCCGAGCCGTTGTCGCCGACAACGAGGGTCTGCGTGTCGATTATGTTCGTCGCAGGCAGTTTCAAGGTGCCGTTGCCGGACTGGCCGACGATCATTTGGCTTAAGTTCGCCGTGAAACTAGTCTGCCCACTAAGGTCGACAGTCCCTGTTCCGCTGCCACCGCCGCTGCTCTGGCCGATCGTCACCGTACCGAGCGCGCTGGGCGAGCCGACGATGGTGCCACCGGCATTGCCGCCAATCAGCGTGCCGGTTTCCGTGGCATTACCTCCGCCGGTCTTAACGCCGACCGACAAGGAACCGAGCGTGGCGTTGAACGTGGCGCCAGTCAATTTCATGGAACCCGATTCGGACTGGTTCGACGAAACGTCGCTCGTGCCGATATTCAGACTTGCCGGTGTCGAGCCGCTCACTAGGGCTAGCGTACCGCCGGCTGGTATATCTAGCGAACCGCTGGACTGGCGTCCGCCGATCGTAAATTCGTTGGCAGTGATCTTATTGCTCATGCCTAAATGCAGTGTGCTGACCGGTGTCTGGTTGTCGGTGCCCGTGGAGTATCCGACGCGGATCGTATTGGCATTGATCGTGTTGAACGAGCCGAGCGAAAGCGTACCCGTTGCCGAGCCACTGGCGGCTACGCCCACATTCAGCGTAGTGAGATTGGCAAGCAGCGTGGTCTCTCCGCTGAAGTCGACGGTGCCAAAGCCGCCCCCGCCACCGGCGACCTGACCAATGGCAATCGAGCCAAGCGCGTCAGGCGATCCGATAACGACCTTTCCGGCGTTGCCGCCGACGAGCGTTCCTGTCTCATTGCCCGTCTGGGGTCCGCTGCCACCGCCCCCTTTGATGCCGACGGACAACGCACTGAGATTCGCGTTGAACGTCCCTCCGCCCAGTTGCATCGTTCCTTGAAACGAGGTGGCCGTGGCAGCATTGCTCACGCCAACCGATAGCGCCGTGGGCGTACCGCTGAGCCCAAGAGCGAGCGTGCCGCCGATCGGCATGTCGAGCGAAGCGTTGCTTTGCTGGCCGGCGATCGTGAACTCGCTAGCGTTAATCGTGTTGCTTAAGCCCAAGTGCAGCGCACTGGGTGAAGATTGCATGTCACCGGCTGACGAATAGCCGACGCGCACCGTCGTGGCGTTGATCGTGTTGTTGGCGGGCAGAGATAGCGTGCCC includes:
- a CDS encoding TerC family protein encodes the protein MDVTLWHWLAFAVFVSVLLALDLGVFHRGAKETSLAEAARATATWVAVALAFNAFIWYYAGLQPATEFFTGYLVEWSLSMDNVFVFAVIFSYFSVPMKYQYRVLFWGILGAVVMRLTFVLVGGELIKRFEFITYALGLFLVWTAMKLAFSDEEADPENGWTLRLSRRFLPISKENYGEKFFVREAGKFAITPLFLVLIVIDATDFAFAFDSVPAIFAFTDDPFIVFSSNVFAILGLRALYFLLAGVMDMFRYLKYGLSAILLFVGLKMLLHWVAHPPEWYVDRFGNPPEWAQKWIGNPPAWASLVVVLGLLTVSIGASVVHAKIAGPHDTHKPHGEDAANEAQERNVTNSSVE
- a CDS encoding MotA/TolQ/ExbB proton channel family protein, producing MHSWFGRLRRLRPLLAVAVALVLVSFFASAAFAAEGEQAAPEQGESYLIWVARNSGVIGVVILILSVYFVATVVRMFMELREKVAAPPELIAQSEDLIQQRDFRQLYKVLRESDSFFGRTLSTGISELPNGLPEARESMDRTSEAITMEMERMISMLAVLGTLGPMIGLLGTLKGMIASFSVIARSGTHLDASQVAGGISEALLLTFEGVLLSVPAIYFYALFRNRISAISSNTTLLCEQMLRRLFHMAQWKASPGAATAAAGPATK
- a CDS encoding biopolymer transporter ExbD translates to MSGSMSSENRAEPNLTPILDMVFQLITFFMLVVNFKSASVDLNLELPVIGSAMPSESDDSDVMVLNIDKEGRLRVYGEEKNVDAYVAQEAQLSLRKARQTDPELEPGGELPRTVVIRADKSTPFKLLNNVIRTCQSQGFRKFQYRAMTAGET
- a CDS encoding biopolymer transporter ExbD; amino-acid sequence: MRRRRKKHVQGEVELNLAAMLDMAFQLLAFFILTFKPAPTEGYIALRMPPPEASTKPGATASEPNPGGAPLERLETLMVTIKSSPEGGIGSIQIEEGAASANLNEFEQQLNTLLGAPGANFEQVILQVGSGLHYDSLVRILDICSRVKLASGEQLTKLSITELPEEG
- a CDS encoding dockerin type I domain-containing protein, whose product is MASVICTLHHSTRVLLVLGACSVFASPAASQVTWDAGGGPADKSWGNAANWSGNTIPMPTDLVVFNDTGASNLPGSPTSVLDMARTIGGLSIANTGNHYQTIDLGTNTLQVNGNVDINTNVIDSTLVTIKNGTLDLGSPTALVDLSVGRVTVQGGTDATAALDLTGAIVNGNIGTLTVGEKILGGNHAAIGTLSLGSGGSLNVGSASTLGKIVIGHNATGGGAVGTVDLSQQATFTANVSSLLLGTAEVGTATGTLSLAANNTINSTTIRVGYSTQDDNGTSALHLGTTNTITTSELTIGGRQSSGTLDIPWGGTLNLGSASTPTNLTVAQNGAATGTSYLGTANLSGSTFNATLSALSVGVKTGGGNGSQTGGDTGTLIGGNAGNIIIGSPASPGTITVGQVATGGGGFGTVDLSGENSLVANVSTLLVGTAAGGTATGTLSLPANNTINATTVRVGYSSAGDMQSSPSALHLGLSNTINASEFTIAGQQSNASLDMPIGGTLALGLSGTPTALSVGVSNAATATSFQGTMQLGGGTFNANLSALSVGIKGGGGSGPQTGNETGTLVGGNAGKVVIGSPDALGSIAIGQVAGGGGGFGTVDFSGETTLLANLTTLNVGVAASGSATGTLSLGSFNTINANTIRVGYSTGTDNQTPVSTLHLGMSNKITANEFTIGGRQSSGSLDIPAGGTLALVSGSTPASLNIGTSDVSSNQSESGSMKLTGATFNATLGSLSVGVKTGGGNATETGTLIGGNAGGTIVGSPSALGTVTIGQSSGGGSGTGTVDLSGQTSFTANLSQMIVGQSGNGTLKLPATNIIDTQTLVVGDNGSGTLAFGKLNVLQVDNMQVGNSYSNASVTVAAGGTITIGSNTRPADLSIGKVVINTNSTYSATVDLSNSNVNAWFNNVTVGSRDTSLPGNELARLYGGNAGTINVGTTGNTANMIVGAGANATVDVSQMDNFNANLNQMQLGAGATASVALAKSTNINASSIVVGNNGNATLTLGKNNTILADSLQAGLNYGNGTIQLPVGGVLNLGSQARPTTLVLGSGITNTNSTYTGTLDLSGGTVHAYLGSVTLGQKDSQPGVQSGVLSISNHADNTIVANSIVLGGVNASGTINYGGGDFTAASIAKGASALAANFNWQGGMLHVGTFGTPATHFDLANIGTGTLAPGNSAGTVVGTTQIFGNYTQQSSATMQIDLGGTQPGTGYDSVAISNAANLAGTLAVHLMNGFQPTLNEIFTPLTFGLHAGNFTMFTGLYVGDHLTLVPVISAGNLELIARPTVSGDINLDGIVNGQDLAMVSSNWLTNSPSGDVNGDGIVNGQDLAVISANWLATDPGNSASALVAPVPEPATYLLAVIGAAAIFVMRRARHG